The region GGAATGCTAATTTTTATTTAAGTGAAGATCAAAATTTGCATGCTTAGAACAGATGCATGCTGGGTACCCATGCCCACATTCTGCACCGCGAAAGAAGGTGACTGTACCACATGCCGGAGCGGGTTCTGTTTCCCCTCTTTACCTGGCCCCAGGAACATGCCTGTAAACTCTGTCCGTTTGGGGCTGGAATTGGTTCCAAATGGGTTGTAATCTGTCCAAGTGAGAATGGGGAAGAGTTATTTGCATGTTATTCTGAGAAGCTGGATTCCACAAAAGCAGGATTGGAGGGCACACTCACTGTCAGAGAGGCGGGGCGAGGGGCTGGAGGAGGGAGCCGCTGCCGATCGGCGTGGTGTGGAGTGGGCAGGGCTGGAGAcagaggagagctggggggctGCCCCAAACAGGTCGCCCAACAGATCAGCGTTGGTGGGGGCTCGTGGGGACACGCTGGCTGAGCTCTCTACATCTCCATCTAAACCCAGCAGGTCCACGTCCTCTGTGGGGGGCGGAACTGCCGGGGGCGGGGCTTCGACTTTCCTGGGTGTGGCCTGTGCACTGGCCGCTTTTCCATTAGAGGCGCTGCTCTGCTGGCTGGACAACGACAGCATCTCGTCATCCGACGGCTCACTGTCGTCGTTGGCCGGGCCGGTCCGGCCGTCCAGGCCACCGCCGATCCGTCCGGGATCTGAGGAACACGGAGAACCCTCTCTCAAGGCTCCACCCTTCTTCCGGAAAAGCGACTGAAACACGCCACCGCAAGGACCCGTCAAAAATGCCAGCACAAGGTGGGCATCGAGGGTGGGCATGCGAGCACAATGACGCCTTTTCACCACGGCGCAACATAACTCGTGCAACACAGTCGCCCAGCCTTCTCCCAACTGCTTATCCCGAGCAGTGTCATGGTGGGGAGGTTGGGGGGGGTTtggctggagtctatcccaggcagcataaggTACGAGGTCGGGGTACACATTATACAGGACCCACCCACTCAATCATACGCTATAGGCTAAGGGGGAAACATGCAAGCTCTGCACACAGAGGCGGAGGGGTTCAAAGCCCCAACGCTGGAGGTGTGAGGGAACGGCGCCACCTACTGGGCCACCCTACTGCCGCTATATCCTGGATGTGTTTTACTGAATGGTGTCTCACCAAGGCCCTGTATTCTACGAGTGATTACGGAAATCCCTAATGGATGGAAGCTTGCTTCTTCCATACCTGTCCTCCCAATCTCCAGTCTCCTCACGCATCGCTCCCTTGCTAAacctccaccccctccccagcagTGGGACAGGTTTGATGGGTGTCAGCTCTCCCGGTGTCGCTTATATGCGGGCTTCTCGCACTGATACTGCCAAGAAGCTACCCCCCTCCCAAATCCCCCTCCCTCAGGCTAACCAGCATAATACCATAAAATATACCTCCTTGCTGAAGACTCCAGGACTAAAAATACACCCGTGGCACTCATCCTGCCCGGCTACCTCAGGGAAACTAGGATGCTCCCTACTGGTTGGTTAACGCAGATTAAAATCTAGCATCCAGCCATCCACCAGGTCGCACCCAGTGCCCCAAGGCAGCTGACGGAGGGTTATAATCAGCTAAATGATCCTGAGAATGACCATTAATCCCTGGCTCAGAGTCGCCCCGGAATCCTTCGTCTGCAGTCTAGGACGGATCCTCCATCTGAATcactttaaaatgaaaagtCTGCTTACATTTACAGTTTCAAGTACTTAGAATGATCAGTGTAAATGATCACTATCTCAATCATGTGCAAATCTATATCATTTAATGTCCATTGAAAATGTGCCGAGAATCTATATCAAGAACAAGTCTGGCATCAATTTCCTTTTGCTTTAATGGTCTTCAGCACCTTCCCAGGATGCCCCAGGCAGCTCGACTCCTCAGGCCCATTTAACGACTGGCTATTTACCTTCCTTTATGGTAATACTTTCTTTGAGGTATATTTGTGGTCGTATGTCTGTTCtgataaaaagaaaaagcaAAAACCCATAACTTCATGTGCGTGTGTCTTAAAACCACTAATGTAAATTTACTGGGAGTTACTGTATGTCAAGAGAATCGGCAAATGGTTTGTTAAAAGCCCAGGTTTATAGACTAAAACAGTAATGGTTAATGGATGGGAGATAACAGCTGATTGTGATAGATTACACTTCCGCTTAAAAGGATATTTTTCATTAGGGACTGCACCTGCTTGGAGCAGCGCGTCCTGCTGCTCTTGGTGGCCGGAGAAAAGCACGCTGGGGCTCAGGTCTTTGCTGGGGAAGTGCTCCCAGGGCGGGGTGAGGTCCTTCTGTTTGTCTGTGCTCTCCACCTCGATGTCCAGCATTACATGAAAAAGCTGGGGGTATTTCTCAGGGGAATCACAGGCATCCAGCTCGGGCCtgagcacacacaggcacacacacacaggcacacacacacacacacacacaggcacacacacacacacacaggcatacacgcacacacacacacaggcacacacacacacacaggcacacacacaggcacacacacacacacacacaggcacacacacaggcacacacacacaggcacacagacacacacagacacacacacacacacaggcacacacacacatgttaatCCTCTGACGACTTACATTCCATTGACCGCGACGGACTGACAGTAACTTACTTCATGAACTTCAAGGTGCTGGTGCCTGCGGCGATGAAGCCGGTATGAAACTGTATCTGGAAGATCTGCGTGTTGCTCACCTGCGGGGATCATCATCCAACACGCTTATAACACGTCACAGTAACACGTGACAGTAACACGTGACAGTAACACGTGACAGTAACACGTcacattcatttcattataaaGGGACAACAGCTCTGTGCAAACTCCTTCCGTTAATTATTTCCCAGAACAGACACTTTCACAGCTTACGGTACTGACAGACATTCACTGAAGCAGCCCCAAActaaggtacaacagcaggatCCCCTCCCAGGACCAATGGCCAGCACCGGGGACCGGCTCCTCGTACCTTTGCCTGCAGTCGCCCCCCGATGGTGGAGCGCATGTGGTAGACGGCAATCACCACGTCGCCGTAAGCGCTCACCCCCAGAGGAAAGATCACCTTGCCGTCCTGCACCCGGTGCTCTCTAGGGGGCGATATCACCACGACCGGGTCAGCGAGGTCAGCGCAGACTGCGATTTATCACGCTTACGTTTAAAAGAAAAGCCTTCATTAACGATCATAATTAACTGTACGGCTCTGGTGGAACTTTTATGCTGGAGAGAGAGTGAAGTGAGGCTGTTCCTGTTCTCCATGTCCACATACAACATAAGGCCAAATTGCaacaatcatatatatatatatatatatatatatatatatatatatatatatatatatatatatatatatatataatatatatatatatatatatatatacatatatacacacacacacacttaattaTACTATTATtaccattatcattattattattattattattattataccgcGGCGCTGTTCAATTCtcaaatctgattggtcaggaagctgttgattcattttccataaatacacacattttaaacttgggttctgtgtagtttttttttctttcattaacccttacttcttgttttttattattagaattaatttctttattaattcaTTCTGTAGAATTTCTTTAACATCCATGATCTGTTTTCAGGTTAttctgtttgtgtctttttccgtTCGTTTGCACTCGTTTGTCTGTTTGCCACTGGACGTATTTTCGCTCGTGCGCCACGTTCTTGCTGCAGGTCTCCCTCAGGAACAATAAAGTCCATCTTAATGCTATTCAAAGCAGGCTTGGCAGATGCGGGCAGGCTCCATACCTCATCCTCTCGTAGTCCTGCGCAGTGGAGAAGATCTTGGTCTCGCCGATGAGGATGTCGCAGAAGGGTCGGCAGCCGCTACGCTGCTTGTTGAAGCACGGCACCGGTCGTACCGTCACCGCCTTGACGACCACAGGCTTGGTGTGAGGCAGCGACGGTTCCTGCGACACCATGCTGCACATGTAGCCCAGGTACCTGAGTGTGAAGGGCACAGCCATTGAGCCGTAATCAGCCTGTAACCCGTCAGCTCCCAGCTGGTAGGTTCATCTGCCCGTCCCGCATGGAAATCCGCCAGAAAGCCATAAGTATGTTACGGTAACGGCTGGGCGGAGAATTCCGAATGTCGATAAATACTAACAAAGATAATGTAaagctaatttaaataaaagcacTTTGTTACCTGGTGCTTCTTAATCCATTTCGGTGTCCCCGTCTGCTCGGGGGGAGATTTATGCCGGCACAGTGACGCGACAAATCGATACAGAGGGAATTTACGGCTTTCCCCATTTTTAGCCGCACCCAGCGCATTAAATCACTCATGCCAGGGGTGATCGATATGCGGGAACTTTCAGAATCCGAGATAAGTCGATATCAAATtccctgatggggggggggtcctgaattTAAAAGAGATACACACTTCCTCACTTGAAATGACTAATAATGTGCCCACTGCTTGACTGGTGCTGAGGGGATCTAGCAGGGTTGGATCTGAGTTTGGGGTTAGAGCCCAGTACCTTCTGTGTGAGGGTTAGTGCCCAGTACCTCCTGTGTGAGGGTTAGGGCCCAGTACTTCCTGTGTGAGGGTTAGAGCCCAGTACCTCCTGTGTGAGGGTTAGGGCCCAGTACCTCCTGTGTGAGGGTTAGGGCCCAGTACCTCCTGTATGAGGGTTAGAGCCCACTACCTCTTGCGTGAGGGTTAGTGCCCAGTACCTCCTGTGTGAGGGTTAGAGCCCAGTACCTCCTGTGTGACGGTTAGAGCCCAGTACCTCCTGTGTGAGGGTTAGAGCCCAGTACCTCCTGTGTGAGGGTTAGAGCCCAGTACCTCCTGTGTGAGGGCCACAGGCCCGTCCCGGGCTTCTTGGTGTTCAGCAGCTGCATGGCGGGCCCTGGGCTGCTGAAGAGGTGGCAGAAGCAGAACATGGCGCAGACCAGGATGCCGGCAGAGGCCCGCGTGAcatcctgcagggggcaccagcGAGCATGAGCCAGGGCATCGTAAACACAATAATAACATTAATGACTTCTCCGCTCAGGGCCCAGCAGCCCAGATTAGGGGATTTTCCACTCTTAATTTGGAGCCATAAAACAAGACCAGGTAATGAACGAGACCATCGACAGGCAGTGAAAATGTAACAGGGTACCTGTGATACATAATCATCTGTTTGTTAGTTATCTGACCTTCAAAAGTGGCTGAAAGGCATCAAAGCCTGCGAACAAAACTGAAAGAGCCACAATGTTTAGCTTAGGATTAGTTACCTTTAAGGGGCATTGGTTTGGAATCTTGATGCTGTTTATCCCTAATTATAAGCGAATAATAAAACAGTTTTTCTCGCTAATATCTATTGCACGTCTAAGGGCAGAGTATAAGAAAACTGAATAAACGGTCCGGCTGTGGGGATTAGTTCTGTACGTGTTCAGACACCTTTACTGACGAGGTTTACATAATGAAGCAGCGGATCATCCCCAACAGCAGTGTTTGGGACCGAGACTTCAAACCAACGTGCTTTGGTGTGGCCTGAGAGCAGAGGGTAGCGGGAGGAGGACAGGGCCGCAAAGGAAGGGCCCGGGGTCTCCTCGTACCGTGCAGGTGATCACGCAGACATTGCGGGGATTCTGCCGCAGCCAGTTGTGCATATTCTTGCAGACAGCAAAGAGATTGTGGAG is a window of Brienomyrus brachyistius isolate T26 chromosome 15, BBRACH_0.4, whole genome shotgun sequence DNA encoding:
- the dnajc6 gene encoding putative tyrosine-protein phosphatase auxilin isoform X3, with the translated sequence MSYPVEAVDIGYRNHIEDMRSFLDSRHVDHYTVFNLSQRNYRGTKLSNRVSECSWPSRQAPSLHNLFAVCKNMHNWLRQNPRNVCVITCTDVTRASAGILVCAMFCFCHLFSSPGPAMQLLNTKKPGTGLWPSHRRYLGYMCSMVSQEPSLPHTKPVVVKAVTVRPVPCFNKQRSGCRPFCDILIGETKIFSTAQDYERMREHRVQDGKVIFPLGVSAYGDVVIAVYHMRSTIGGRLQAKVSNTQIFQIQFHTGFIAAGTSTLKFMKPELDACDSPEKYPQLFHVMLDIEVESTDKQKDLTPPWEHFPSKDLSPSVLFSGHQEQQDALLQADPGRIGGGLDGRTGPANDDSEPSDDEMLSLSSQQSSASNGKAASAQATPRKVEAPPPAVPPPTEDVDLLGLDGDVESSASVSPRAPTNADLLGDLFGAAPQLSSVSSPAHSTPRRSAAAPSSSPSPRLSDNYNPFGTNSSPKRTEFTGMFLGPGCNSPVPPNTPTVNIQQSNPMADWEWSRPATPGAFGMGSKSASTSPSESVHNTPTHQAKPNTLDPFGDLGALGAGIGGGSGFSSKPTSPTGSGGAFPGTGSPGRPSPQHTAAGGWQPGPTFPSRQPGGSSPRSPYQQQAKPAPTTHSSLQNRPNYNVSFSGMGGASPGKQPAGMGKPKMADANFDDLLTGQGFTGSREKRGPKTIAEMRKEEMVKEMDPEKIKILDWIEGKERNIRALLSTMHTVLWEGETRWRSVGMADLVTPEQVKKVYRKAVLVVHPDKVSPEEILHWDHTHYVGTKPQFLVLMVSWKNSLTHSQFF